A stretch of the Oscillospiraceae bacterium genome encodes the following:
- the rplE gene encoding 50S ribosomal protein L5 has translation MARLEEYYKNEVAKALKEKFGYKNVMEIPKLDKITINIGAGDSKDNSKLLDAAVSELAIITGQQPIITTAKKSVSNFKVREGMKLGCKVTLRGKRMYEFLDRLFNIALPRVRDFRGINPNSFDGRGNYSMGIKEQLIFPEIEYDKIEKLRGMDVNFVTTAKTDEEAKELLTLMGAPFAKN, from the coding sequence ATGGCAAGATTAGAAGAATACTACAAGAACGAAGTTGCGAAAGCACTTAAAGAAAAGTTCGGATATAAAAATGTTATGGAAATTCCAAAACTTGATAAAATCACAATAAATATCGGTGCTGGGGATTCCAAAGATAATTCCAAACTTTTAGACGCTGCTGTTTCAGAACTTGCTATTATAACAGGTCAACAGCCTATTATAACAACAGCGAAAAAATCAGTTTCAAACTTTAAGGTTAGAGAAGGTATGAAACTTGGATGCAAAGTTACATTAAGAGGCAAGAGAATGTATGAATTCCTTGACAGATTATTTAACATTGCACTACCAAGAGTTAGAGACTTCAGAGGAATTAACCCTAATTCGTTTGACGGAAGAGGTAATTACTCAATGGGAATTAAAGAACAACTTATTTTCCCTGAAATCGAATATGATAAAATTGAAAAATTAAGAGGTATGGACGTTAACTTCGTTACTACCGCTAAAACTGATGAAGAAGCAAAAGAGTTACTAACACTTATGGGCGCTCCATTTGCTAAAAACTAA
- a CDS encoding 50S ribosomal protein L24, with amino-acid sequence MHVKKGETVMVVSGKDKNKKGKVLVVMPKTGKVIVEGINIATKHTKARKQGDVGGIVKQESPIYASKVMYVCDKCGKPARVGKKILSDGTKVRYCKKCNEVIDN; translated from the coding sequence ATTCACGTTAAAAAAGGTGAAACTGTTATGGTAGTATCCGGTAAGGATAAGAACAAGAAAGGTAAAGTTCTTGTTGTAATGCCAAAAACAGGTAAAGTTATAGTTGAAGGTATCAATATTGCTACAAAACATACTAAAGCAAGAAAACAGGGAGATGTTGGCGGTATCGTTAAACAGGAATCTCCAATCTATGCTTCAAAAGTTATGTACGTTTGTGACAAATGCGGAAAACCTGCAAGAGTAGGTAAGAAAATACTTTCAGACGGTACTAAAGTAAGATACTGTAAAAAATGTAATGAAGTAATTGATAACTAA
- the rplN gene encoding 50S ribosomal protein L14, whose translation MIQQETRLKVADNTGAKELLCIRVMGGSKRKFANVGDVIIATVKKATPGGVVKKSEVVKAVIVRSKKGVGRPDGSYIKFDENAAVIIKDDKNPRGTRIFGPVARELRDKEYMKILSLAPEVL comes from the coding sequence ATGATCCAGCAAGAAACAAGATTGAAAGTTGCCGACAACACAGGCGCTAAAGAACTTCTTTGCATCAGAGTTATGGGTGGTTCCAAAAGAAAATTTGCTAACGTTGGCGATGTTATCATTGCTACTGTTAAAAAAGCAACACCCGGCGGAGTTGTGAAAAAAAGCGAAGTTGTTAAGGCAGTTATCGTAAGATCTAAAAAAGGCGTTGGCAGACCCGACGGCTCATATATAAAATTTGACGAAAATGCGGCAGTTATTATTAAGGATGACAAGAATCCTAGAGGAACCCGTATTTTTGGCCCTGTTGCAAGAGAACTACGTGATAAAGAATATATGAAGATTTTATCTCTTGCACCTGAAGTACTGTAA
- the rpsQ gene encoding 30S ribosomal protein S17, translated as MSERNYRKTRVGKVVSDKMDKTVVVAVVDSVKHPLYNKVVKRTYKLKAHDENNECKVGDRIKVMETRPLSKDKRWRLVSIIEKAK; from the coding sequence ATGTCCGAAAGAAATTATAGAAAAACCAGAGTAGGTAAAGTTGTAAGTGATAAGATGGACAAAACCGTTGTTGTTGCTGTAGTTGATAGCGTTAAACATCCTTTATATAACAAGGTTGTTAAAAGAACATATAAACTTAAAGCACACGACGAAAACAATGAATGTAAAGTAGGAGACAGAATTAAAGTTATGGAAACAAGACCATTATCTAAAGATAAGAGATGGAGACTTGTATCTATAATCGAAAAAGCAAAATAA
- a CDS encoding 50S ribosomal protein L29, protein MKFNEIVEMADIELNQKLAELKSELFNLRFQLEINQLDNPMRIKEVKKNIAQIKTVLREREIKNAN, encoded by the coding sequence GTGAAGTTTAATGAAATCGTTGAAATGGCTGATATAGAATTAAATCAGAAATTAGCCGAACTTAAATCAGAATTATTCAATTTAAGATTCCAATTAGAAATAAACCAACTTGACAATCCTATGAGAATAAAGGAAGTTAAGAAAAACATAGCGCAGATTAAAACAGTCCTTCGCGAGAGGGAAATTAAAAACGCTAATTAA
- the rplP gene encoding 50S ribosomal protein L16, which yields MLMPKRVKRRRVQRGRMKGVATRGNKVTYGDFGLVACEPSWITSNQIEAARIAMTRYIKRGGQVWIKIFPDKPITEKPAETRMGSGKGSPEYWVAVVKPGRVMFEIAGVSEEVAREALRLAMHKLPVKCKIIAREKSEGGEVSEV from the coding sequence ATGTTAATGCCAAAAAGAGTTAAACGTCGTAGAGTTCAGAGAGGCAGAATGAAGGGTGTTGCTACAAGAGGTAACAAAGTAACATACGGAGATTTCGGTTTAGTTGCTTGCGAACCTTCATGGATTACTTCAAATCAGATTGAAGCAGCCAGAATTGCTATGACTCGTTATATCAAAAGAGGCGGTCAGGTTTGGATTAAAATATTCCCTGACAAACCTATTACAGAAAAACCTGCTGAAACCCGTATGGGTAGTGGTAAAGGTTCACCTGAATACTGGGTGGCTGTTGTTAAACCGGGCAGAGTAATGTTCGAAATCGCAGGTGTTTCTGAAGAAGTTGCAAGAGAAGCATTAAGACTTGCTATGCACAAATTACCTGTTAAGTGTAAAATCATAGCTCGTGAAAAATCAGAGGGTGGTGAAGTCAGTGAAGTTTAA
- the rpsC gene encoding 30S ribosomal protein S3, with product MGQKVNPHGIRVGIIKDWDSKWYANRKDFGDSLVEDYKIRKFLKKKLFNSGIAKIEIEKKQEKTLITLHAAKPGIIIGKGGAEIEKLKADVKKLIGKDVHINIMEIKVPDMNAQLVAENIAAQLEKRISFRRAMKQCMQRTMKMGAKGIKTAVSGRLGGAEIARCEHYHEGTIPLQTLRADIDYGFWEADTTYGKIGVKVWIYKGEVLPENKRAKAQAEGGK from the coding sequence ATGGGACAAAAAGTTAATCCCCATGGTATAAGAGTCGGAATAATCAAAGACTGGGATTCAAAATGGTATGCGAACCGTAAAGATTTTGGAGACAGTTTGGTTGAAGATTATAAAATCAGAAAATTCTTAAAGAAAAAATTATTCAATTCCGGTATTGCTAAAATCGAAATTGAAAAGAAACAGGAAAAAACATTGATTACTCTTCATGCTGCTAAGCCTGGTATTATTATCGGTAAAGGCGGAGCAGAAATTGAAAAGTTAAAAGCAGATGTTAAAAAACTTATCGGTAAAGATGTTCATATAAACATAATGGAAATCAAAGTTCCTGATATGAACGCTCAGTTAGTTGCAGAAAACATTGCGGCACAACTTGAAAAGAGAATATCTTTCAGAAGAGCAATGAAACAATGTATGCAAAGAACAATGAAAATGGGTGCTAAAGGTATCAAAACTGCAGTTTCAGGACGTTTAGGCGGAGCAGAAATCGCAAGATGTGAACATTACCATGAAGGAACTATTCCACTACAGACTTTAAGAGCAGATATCGATTACGGTTTCTGGGAAGCTGATACAACATACGGAAAAATCGGCGTAAAAGTTTGGATTTATAAAGGTGAAGTTCTTCCTGAAAACAAGAGAGCAAAAGCTCAAGCGGAAGGAGGAAAATAA
- a CDS encoding 50S ribosomal protein L22, with amino-acid sequence MEARAKLSYARISPRKVKIVIDLIRNKPVGVALGILKTTPKAASPIVEKLLKSAIANAETNHNMTADKLYVKEIYANPGPILKRIMARAQGRAFRINKRTSHITVVVAEKE; translated from the coding sequence ATGGAAGCAAGAGCAAAGCTTAGTTATGCTAGAATATCTCCACGTAAAGTAAAGATAGTTATAGACTTAATCAGAAATAAGCCTGTAGGAGTTGCCCTTGGTATATTAAAGACTACTCCTAAAGCTGCATCTCCAATTGTTGAAAAATTATTAAAATCTGCTATCGCAAATGCAGAAACAAATCATAATATGACTGCTGACAAATTATATGTTAAAGAAATATATGCAAATCCCGGCCCAATCCTTAAAAGAATTATGGCAAGAGCACAGGGAAGAGCATTCCGTATCAATAAAAGAACAAGCCATATAACTGTTGTAGTTGCTGAAAAAGAGTAA
- the rpsS gene encoding 30S ribosomal protein S19 → MGRSLKKGPFVDAKLYKRIEEMNTAGEKRVLKTWSRASTIFPEFVGHTIAVYDGRKHVPVYVTEDMVGHKLGEFAPTRTFRGHAGSKTGAK, encoded by the coding sequence ATGGGTAGATCTTTGAAAAAAGGACCTTTCGTTGACGCTAAACTATATAAAAGAATAGAAGAAATGAACACAGCAGGCGAAAAAAGAGTGCTTAAGACATGGTCAAGAGCATCTACAATTTTCCCAGAGTTCGTTGGACATACAATTGCTGTTTATGACGGCAGAAAGCACGTTCCCGTTTATGTAACCGAAGATATGGTTGGACACAAGTTAGGTGAATTCGCACCTACAAGAACATTCAGAGGCCATGCAGGTTCAAAAACAGGCGCTAAATAG
- the rplB gene encoding 50S ribosomal protein L2: MAIKSYKPTTPSRRFMTVTDFSELSKVKPERSLLVNLKKTAGRNSYGRITVRHRGGGNKVKYRIIDFKRNKLDIPAKVLTLEYDPNRSAFIALIEYEDGIKSYIIAPNGLKVGDTVISSASADIKPGNTLPIQNIPVGTIIHNIELAPGKGAQLVRSAGNSAQLMAKEGKYAQVRLPSGEVRMVLTVCKATIGQVSNIDHENVSIGKAGRKRHLGWRPTVRGVVMNPCDHPHGGGEGKSPIGRPAPVTPWGKPALGLKTRSKKKQSNKFIVKARNAK, encoded by the coding sequence ATGGCTATAAAAAGTTATAAACCAACCACTCCCTCAAGAAGATTTATGACAGTTACAGATTTTTCTGAACTTTCAAAGGTAAAACCTGAGAGATCATTGTTGGTTAACTTAAAGAAAACTGCCGGCAGAAACTCATACGGTAGAATTACTGTAAGACACAGAGGCGGCGGAAACAAAGTAAAATACAGAATTATAGATTTTAAAAGAAATAAGTTAGATATTCCTGCAAAAGTTTTAACATTGGAATACGATCCGAACAGAAGCGCGTTCATCGCTCTTATCGAGTATGAAGATGGTATTAAGAGTTATATCATTGCTCCTAACGGACTAAAAGTTGGAGATACTGTTATATCTTCTGCTTCAGCAGATATCAAACCTGGTAACACATTACCAATTCAAAACATTCCTGTTGGTACAATAATTCACAATATTGAATTAGCACCTGGAAAAGGCGCTCAATTAGTTAGAAGCGCAGGTAACTCTGCTCAGCTTATGGCTAAAGAAGGCAAATATGCACAGGTTAGACTTCCATCAGGCGAAGTTAGAATGGTACTTACAGTATGTAAGGCAACTATCGGACAGGTTAGTAACATCGACCACGAAAACGTTTCTATCGGTAAAGCAGGTAGAAAGAGACATCTTGGTTGGAGACCAACTGTCAGAGGGGTTGTTATGAATCCATGCGATCACCCTCACGGTGGTGGTGAAGGTAAATCACCAATCGGAAGACCGGCACCGGTTACTCCTTGGGGTAAACCTGCTCTTGGTCTTAAGACAAGAAGCAAGAAAAAACAAAGTAACAAGTTTATTGTTAAAGCTAGAAACGCTAAATAA